A window of Eubacteriaceae bacterium ES3 contains these coding sequences:
- a CDS encoding transposase — protein sequence MLPQKQLSFAEIYADCTHFFEQDKHHFLSLLEEKLDLHALVPHSFYSHYYACNGRHRDFELCSILWAFILQRIFSIPTDTLLITFLKFSSELRDFCGFSRVPHASQLTRFKQDYLPDLQSFFHQLVDVTEPICQKIDAHKAMMTIFDTSGIEAYVTENNPKFANKIIKQLKAFKKTHQLNDSYDPYKAAYGAMPTHAKANSSIKQLYINGHFCYVYKFGMITNGLGIVRDISFYDANFLVDHPDIAVEKKSDSPDEDKSLHDTKALIPVLSDFFKKHPLIVPKLFIGDAAFDSSVIYHSLLTDLKFEKAFIPLNSRGSLSYSDCPVNEHGIPCCPDNPSLPMKPEGKTRRKNGLVRFKFTCPKTRWVRQQSGKSKRQCFCEKPCTPSSCGRMFYVYPEKNLRAYPGTLRGTDEWQQIYKIRGVVEQSLNHFKDSFCVAGRKTRNARTLRADLLLAGITQLITVILADNIHQLQYIRSLKKLIA from the coding sequence ATTTTACCACAAAAACAGCTTTCGTTTGCTGAAATTTATGCTGATTGCACTCATTTTTTTGAACAGGACAAACATCACTTTCTTTCACTGCTGGAAGAAAAACTTGACCTTCATGCTCTGGTTCCACATTCTTTTTACAGTCATTACTATGCTTGTAATGGGCGACACCGTGATTTTGAGCTTTGTTCCATTCTTTGGGCATTCATTCTGCAGCGAATTTTTTCCATTCCCACTGACACCCTGCTGATCACTTTTCTCAAGTTTTCCAGCGAATTAAGGGATTTCTGCGGTTTCAGCAGAGTTCCCCACGCATCCCAGCTGACTCGCTTCAAGCAAGATTATCTTCCGGACTTACAATCGTTTTTTCATCAACTTGTTGATGTAACTGAACCAATCTGCCAAAAGATCGATGCTCATAAGGCCATGATGACCATCTTTGATACTTCGGGAATTGAAGCCTATGTTACTGAAAATAATCCCAAATTTGCCAATAAAATCATCAAACAGCTCAAAGCTTTCAAGAAAACCCATCAGCTGAATGATTCCTATGATCCCTACAAGGCCGCCTATGGCGCCATGCCCACCCACGCTAAAGCCAATTCTTCTATTAAACAGCTTTATATCAACGGTCATTTCTGTTATGTCTATAAATTCGGCATGATCACCAACGGCCTTGGCATTGTCCGGGATATCTCTTTTTATGATGCCAACTTTCTGGTTGATCATCCTGATATTGCTGTTGAGAAAAAGTCTGATTCTCCCGACGAGGACAAGTCGCTCCATGATACCAAAGCACTTATTCCTGTTCTTTCCGACTTTTTTAAAAAGCATCCGCTGATTGTTCCCAAACTTTTTATTGGTGATGCCGCTTTTGACAGCTCAGTCATTTATCACTCGCTGCTGACTGATTTAAAGTTTGAAAAAGCCTTCATTCCCCTCAATTCGCGGGGCTCCCTTTCTTATTCCGATTGCCCGGTTAATGAGCATGGTATCCCCTGTTGTCCGGACAACCCTTCACTTCCCATGAAACCGGAAGGTAAAACCAGGCGTAAAAATGGTCTCGTCCGCTTTAAATTTACCTGTCCCAAAACCCGATGGGTCAGGCAGCAATCCGGTAAATCCAAACGTCAGTGTTTCTGCGAAAAACCCTGCACACCTTCTTCCTGTGGCCGGATGTTCTATGTTTACCCTGAAAAAAACCTTAGAGCTTACCCAGGTACGCTTCGGGGTACTGACGAGTGGCAGCAAATCTATAAAATTCGCGGTGTTGTTGAACAGTCACTCAATCATTTCAAAGATTCTTTCTGTGTTGCCGGTCGCAAAACAAGAAATGCTCGGACGCTTCGCGCGGATCTGCTCCTGGCTGGCATTACCCAGCTGATTACTGTCATTCTTGCTGACAACATTCATCAGCTTCAATACATCCGCAGTCTTAAAAAACTGATTGCCTAA
- the budA gene encoding acetolactate decarboxylase, whose product MMTGCTDKTKEAELGLKKDDTIFQVSTIQALLEGNYDGYVSFSELKKLGDVGIGTFEAVDGEMIMIENIVYQAKDDGSVVIVADDEKTPFSVVTSFDVDNTAELQSVASLDELEEQLDQFITSKDLFYVFRVDAVFDSIKVRSVSEQEKPYPVLSKVVEKQSVFDYSKSSGTLVGFWCPDNLGGINVSGYHFHFISEDRSQAGHVLDLALTAGEVSVDESNGFEMAVYDTGEGEEVNNVQEAIDSVE is encoded by the coding sequence ATGATGACAGGGTGTACAGATAAGACGAAAGAAGCAGAGCTTGGACTTAAAAAAGATGACACAATTTTCCAGGTTTCGACGATTCAGGCACTACTTGAAGGGAATTATGACGGATATGTAAGCTTTTCTGAATTGAAAAAACTGGGTGATGTAGGAATTGGCACTTTTGAAGCTGTTGATGGTGAGATGATTATGATTGAAAATATTGTATATCAGGCAAAAGATGATGGCTCAGTTGTCATTGTCGCAGATGACGAAAAAACTCCGTTTTCTGTTGTAACATCATTTGATGTTGATAATACGGCTGAATTACAATCTGTTGCAAGTCTTGACGAGCTGGAAGAGCAGCTTGATCAATTTATTACCAGTAAAGACCTGTTTTATGTATTCCGAGTTGATGCAGTTTTTGATTCAATCAAGGTTCGTTCTGTTTCAGAGCAGGAAAAGCCTTATCCGGTATTAAGTAAGGTTGTAGAAAAACAATCAGTATTTGACTACTCAAAGAGTTCAGGTACATTAGTTGGTTTCTGGTGTCCAGATAATCTTGGTGGTATTAATGTATCAGGCTATCATTTTCATTTTATTTCTGAAGATCGTAGTCAAGCCGGTCATGTCTTAGATCTTGCTTTAACAGCTGGAGAAGTATCAGTAGATGAAAGCAACGGCTTTGAAATGGCAGTTTATGATACTGGAGAAGGAGAAGAAGTTAACAACGTACAAGAGGCTATCGATTCAGTTGAATAG
- a CDS encoding MarR family winged helix-turn-helix transcriptional regulator yields MQESKFNFGATVKQLNNIMEIRFNKSLKRWDLTYSQFSVIMYLVQNQDSKINQKKIEEVFLLKGPTVTGILKRLEDKSFIVRQVDSTDRRVNYLTLTSKGLELERIVCQEVERLEKETLNNISESELNTLENLLKQIQENLMSISTETFS; encoded by the coding sequence ATGCAAGAAAGTAAATTTAATTTTGGAGCAACGGTAAAACAATTAAATAATATTATGGAAATACGATTTAATAAATCTTTAAAAAGGTGGGATCTAACATATTCACAGTTTTCGGTGATTATGTACCTAGTTCAGAATCAGGATTCTAAAATAAATCAGAAAAAAATTGAAGAAGTATTTTTATTAAAGGGTCCAACGGTGACTGGCATATTAAAACGATTAGAAGATAAGTCTTTTATTGTTCGGCAGGTAGATTCAACAGATAGACGTGTAAATTATTTGACATTAACTTCAAAAGGGCTTGAACTTGAAAGAATTGTTTGTCAGGAAGTCGAACGATTGGAGAAAGAAACACTTAATAATATTTCGGAAAGTGAATTAAATACATTGGAAAACCTGTTAAAGCAGATACAAGAAAATCTAATGTCCATTTCCACTGAAACATTTAGTTGA
- a CDS encoding ATP-binding protein encodes MMNNDTLRKLKHMRLPVFAQIYQDQLEDEMAYLSMSFQERLALMVDAEFDSRHNNNIKRLIKEAKFNNSAAFLGNIEYLPDRHLNRELLESLATNEYIRQGLNVILVGATGCGKTYISNALGVNACQSGYKTRYIRLPDLFSAFEAARIQGKYHHLLNQYKKCSLMILDEFLLVPTTDTEQRDLLELVECRCDQASIIICSQLTAEGWHERLGGGALADSILDRIVPSAYSMIIDGDVSMRWRKRTIK; translated from the coding sequence ATGATGAATAACGATACGCTAAGAAAGCTGAAACATATGCGTTTGCCGGTTTTTGCGCAAATTTACCAGGACCAGCTTGAAGATGAAATGGCCTATCTTTCAATGTCTTTTCAGGAAAGACTGGCTCTGATGGTTGATGCGGAGTTTGATTCCCGACATAATAACAATATTAAACGGCTTATCAAGGAGGCGAAATTCAACAACTCAGCAGCATTTCTTGGTAATATCGAATATCTGCCGGATCGCCATTTAAACCGTGAATTGCTGGAAAGTCTGGCCACTAATGAATACATCCGTCAGGGGCTGAACGTCATTCTTGTCGGAGCCACCGGTTGCGGAAAAACCTATATTTCCAATGCCCTCGGGGTAAACGCCTGTCAGTCCGGTTACAAGACCCGGTATATTCGTTTGCCGGATCTCTTTAGCGCCTTTGAAGCTGCCCGTATTCAGGGGAAGTATCATCATCTTCTCAATCAGTATAAAAAATGTTCTCTGATGATTCTGGATGAGTTTCTGCTTGTCCCAACTACAGATACTGAGCAGCGGGATCTTCTGGAACTTGTGGAATGTCGTTGTGATCAGGCATCCATTATTATCTGTTCACAGCTAACTGCCGAAGGCTGGCATGAACGTTTAGGTGGTGGTGCGCTGGCTGATTCAATTCTTGACCGCATTGTTCCATCTGCTTATTCAATGATTATTGATGGCGATGTTTCAATGCGCTGGCGAAAACGAACCATTAAATAA
- a CDS encoding HAD hydrolase family protein, producing the protein MPKIGMRIFKTFVAVYLCFIIYLLRGEQGSPFYSSIAAILCMQPYVQNSLNVALNRTIGTFMGGAMGLLFLLLERSLIPDNMLALQYLILSLCVIPLIYLSVKINKPSAAYITCVVFMSITVTHGADINPVIFTFDRILDTLIGIFVSLAVNIFHLPRKRNKNLLFVTNLDGSLLASDGKVSDYTKIKLNTMIRQGALFTVATSRSVETIIPILKGVEINLPIIIMNGSVLYDLEKRKFSHCIKMNSNIARQIIDLFDGKGLNCFTYAIINDVLHVYYSRLINPVEQKVYHSKKRMPEQSFICGDLPEQQSVLSVVAVNQKEMIMEMESELEFLKVSGKINVTTYPDEEHEGYYYIEITSCEASIKNAVEWLKNDLEVTKVIAFGSETRNMPMLDYSDYPYVLDNAADSLKLKDYFKIDSNDQDAVVKTMTKHFYNRFLSN; encoded by the coding sequence ATGCCCAAAATTGGAATGAGAATTTTTAAAACTTTTGTCGCAGTTTATCTTTGCTTTATAATTTATTTATTGAGGGGAGAACAAGGATCACCCTTTTATTCAAGCATAGCAGCAATTTTATGTATGCAACCCTATGTACAGAATAGCTTAAATGTAGCTCTTAACAGAACTATCGGTACATTTATGGGGGGAGCTATGGGCCTTTTGTTTCTCCTATTAGAGAGGAGCTTAATTCCTGATAATATGCTTGCACTTCAATATTTGATATTATCTTTATGTGTAATCCCGTTAATCTATTTGTCCGTTAAAATCAATAAACCAAGTGCGGCATATATAACGTGCGTTGTTTTCATGAGCATTACGGTAACCCATGGAGCCGATATAAATCCGGTAATTTTTACATTTGATCGAATCCTGGATACATTAATCGGAATCTTTGTATCTTTAGCTGTAAATATTTTCCATCTCCCCCGAAAAAGAAATAAAAATTTACTTTTTGTTACTAATCTTGATGGATCACTTCTAGCCTCAGATGGAAAGGTCAGTGATTACACAAAAATTAAACTCAATACGATGATAAGGCAGGGCGCTTTGTTTACTGTCGCGACGAGTAGAAGCGTTGAAACAATAATTCCAATATTAAAAGGCGTAGAAATTAACCTGCCTATTATTATAATGAACGGTTCAGTCCTATATGATCTAGAGAAAAGAAAATTTTCACACTGTATAAAAATGAATTCTAATATAGCGAGACAAATTATTGATCTTTTTGATGGAAAAGGTTTAAATTGTTTTACTTACGCAATTATTAATGATGTGTTGCATGTTTATTACTCCAGACTGATTAATCCTGTTGAACAAAAGGTTTACCATTCTAAGAAAAGAATGCCCGAACAGAGTTTTATATGTGGAGATTTACCTGAACAACAAAGTGTTTTGAGTGTTGTTGCAGTTAATCAGAAAGAAATGATTATGGAGATGGAGAGCGAGTTAGAGTTTTTAAAAGTATCTGGGAAGATAAATGTTACAACATACCCGGATGAAGAGCATGAAGGGTATTATTATATTGAGATTACAAGTTGTGAAGCTTCAATAAAAAATGCAGTAGAATGGCTTAAAAATGACTTAGAAGTCACAAAAGTTATCGCATTTGGAAGTGAAACTCGCAATATGCCAATGCTTGATTATTCAGATTATCCATATGTTCTCGATAATGCTGCAGATTCTTTAAAATTGAAAGATTATTTTAAAATTGACAGTAATGACCAGGATGCAGTTGTTAAAACGATGACTAAACACTTTTACAACAGATTTTTAAGTAATTAA
- a CDS encoding DNA-deoxyinosine glycosylase — protein MDCKKKDKKKLLNVEIHKFRPFYSDNSRILILGSFPSVKSREAGFYYQHPQNRFWKVLSNVFAQPQPDTIAEQMKFLETNQIALWDVIASCEINGSSDSSIKNVVANEIEKVLCESDINKIFANGSKAYELYNRNCFNNTKQTIVKLPSTSPANAAWSLEKLIEQWKIIKI, from the coding sequence ATGGATTGTAAAAAGAAGGACAAAAAGAAATTACTAAATGTTGAAATCCATAAGTTTAGGCCCTTTTATTCAGATAATTCTCGGATTCTTATTTTGGGGTCTTTTCCATCAGTTAAATCCAGGGAAGCAGGGTTTTATTATCAACACCCACAGAATCGTTTTTGGAAAGTATTATCAAATGTTTTTGCTCAACCTCAACCAGACACAATTGCAGAACAGATGAAGTTTCTGGAAACTAATCAAATTGCACTTTGGGATGTTATAGCTTCTTGTGAAATTAATGGTTCTAGCGATAGCTCAATAAAAAATGTTGTTGCAAACGAAATTGAAAAGGTATTATGTGAATCAGATATAAATAAAATTTTTGCTAATGGGAGTAAAGCGTATGAATTGTACAATCGTAATTGTTTTAATAACACAAAGCAAACTATTGTCAAACTACCTTCTACAAGCCCAGCCAATGCAGCATGGTCGTTGGAAAAACTGATAGAACAATGGAAAATAATTAAAATTTAA
- the istA gene encoding IS21 family transposase — MSKEKQILQLRLKGFSQRRIADTLKVSRNTVSKVVKAWEAHPIDDPEFQAIDESKLHSHLFPEEEKIPVMVPPDYDYIHKELLRNGVTLKLLWEEYVDTCRQTGKPPYMYSQFCKLYQDHVSQNRLTMHIHHKPGDKIMVDWAGSTMPLYDQVTGASCKVYLFVATLPFSMYCFARACLTMKEEDWINAHISMYDYFGASTRLLIPDNLKVGVLSHKKHEDPVINRAYQELADHYHTALLPARILSPKDKAAVEGSVGLLTSHVIGRLRNRQFFKLEEMNQAIDKELEEFNHSDFQKKEGSRYSVFEEEELPFMQSLPRFPYEFAQWKTATVQMNYHVSIDHQYYSTPYEYVRKKVDLRYTKNIIEVFYKGTRLCSHKRLYGRRGQYSTNVDHMPINHQLYSEWDSDRFLKWAEGIGPSTREVVQKLFASYRVEEQAYKGCLSLLKLADHYTNIRLENACSVALEHIPNPRYKNIRLILEAGQDSASVKNQTKSEPSSSETINKYAYVRGSAYYGGDHDE, encoded by the coding sequence ATGTCCAAAGAAAAACAAATTTTGCAGCTCCGCCTTAAAGGATTCAGCCAGCGAAGAATTGCGGATACTTTAAAAGTATCCCGAAACACGGTATCCAAGGTGGTCAAAGCATGGGAAGCTCATCCAATTGATGATCCGGAGTTCCAGGCAATTGATGAATCAAAGTTACACAGCCATCTGTTTCCGGAAGAAGAAAAAATTCCAGTGATGGTACCTCCTGACTATGATTACATCCACAAAGAATTGCTGAGAAATGGGGTGACCTTAAAACTGCTGTGGGAAGAATACGTTGATACCTGTCGGCAGACAGGCAAGCCGCCTTATATGTATTCTCAATTCTGCAAGCTATATCAGGATCATGTCAGTCAGAACCGTCTAACGATGCACATTCACCATAAGCCAGGCGACAAAATCATGGTTGACTGGGCAGGCTCGACCATGCCGCTATATGATCAGGTTACGGGTGCAAGCTGCAAGGTATATCTCTTTGTTGCAACGCTGCCGTTTAGTATGTACTGTTTTGCAAGAGCCTGTCTGACGATGAAGGAAGAAGACTGGATTAATGCCCACATCAGTATGTATGACTACTTTGGAGCGTCAACACGGCTGCTCATCCCCGACAATCTGAAAGTTGGAGTGCTGAGCCATAAAAAGCATGAAGATCCAGTCATCAACCGGGCTTATCAGGAACTGGCGGATCATTATCATACGGCTCTGCTGCCAGCTCGAATCTTATCGCCAAAAGACAAAGCTGCTGTGGAGGGCTCAGTTGGTCTGCTGACCAGTCATGTAATTGGAAGACTCCGTAACCGTCAGTTTTTCAAACTGGAGGAGATGAATCAGGCGATTGATAAAGAACTGGAAGAATTCAATCATTCTGATTTTCAAAAAAAGGAGGGTTCCCGCTACTCTGTCTTCGAGGAAGAAGAACTACCCTTTATGCAGTCGCTTCCCAGATTCCCCTATGAGTTTGCCCAATGGAAAACAGCAACGGTGCAGATGAACTACCACGTTTCAATTGACCATCAGTATTATTCGACGCCGTATGAATATGTCCGAAAGAAAGTGGATCTACGTTATACCAAAAATATCATTGAAGTTTTCTACAAAGGAACCCGTCTTTGCAGTCACAAGCGGCTATACGGACGACGAGGCCAGTATTCAACTAATGTGGATCATATGCCGATCAACCACCAGCTTTACAGTGAATGGGATTCAGACCGTTTTTTAAAATGGGCCGAAGGTATTGGTCCGTCAACCAGAGAAGTGGTCCAAAAGTTGTTTGCTTCTTATCGTGTTGAAGAACAGGCTTACAAGGGGTGTCTGTCTCTGTTAAAACTGGCTGATCATTATACAAACATTCGTCTGGAAAATGCCTGCAGCGTCGCACTTGAACATATTCCCAATCCACGGTACAAGAATATTAGACTGATTCTGGAAGCAGGGCAGGATTCAGCCAGCGTTAAAAATCAAACCAAATCTGAACCATCATCTTCTGAAACGATCAACAAATATGCTTATGTTCGTGGCTCAGCTTATTATGGAGGTGACCATGATGAATAA
- a CDS encoding MATE family efflux transporter, with product MKQDLFEKYPIPKAVMTLAIPTMLSMLVTIIYNMADTFFVGQTGDPNQVAAVTLAMPIFFLLMAFGNVFGIGGGAYISRLLGERRLEDIKHTSSFNFYGAIAIGIVGMLIFILFMEPILSVAGASEYTIGFATGYLRIIAIGAVAVTLQCTLSQIVRSVGAAKESMIGMMLGTIINIILDPIMILFLNLGVVGAAWATIIGNACAVLYFIIYIMRHSDVLSINPKDFRVESHILRNTFAIGIPASVNNVLMSFSMMILNNFASAYGDIVIASLGVAGRVFSIVVMLSIGLAMGIQPFIGYNYAQKKYHRMNDAIKFTAVVGMIMGTVIMVIMMLFSTEIVTFFINDAEVILNGSHMLVIQMIVSPILILQFIVMTVYQALGKAIPSLILTVTRQGLAFFPVLIIGSSLFGLQGIIWAQPLADIFSVILAVTMYAFTYRKLKSELTEPSSIAVEDSCI from the coding sequence ATGAAACAGGACTTATTTGAAAAATATCCAATTCCCAAAGCAGTTATGACTTTGGCAATACCAACTATGTTAAGTATGTTAGTTACGATTATTTATAATATGGCAGATACTTTTTTTGTTGGACAAACTGGAGACCCTAATCAGGTTGCTGCTGTTACACTTGCTATGCCGATATTCTTTTTATTAATGGCATTTGGTAATGTTTTTGGAATTGGTGGAGGTGCTTATATTTCTCGACTTCTGGGCGAACGCAGACTAGAGGATATAAAGCACACTTCATCTTTTAATTTCTATGGTGCAATAGCTATTGGAATTGTCGGAATGCTAATTTTCATTTTATTTATGGAACCGATTTTAAGCGTAGCTGGTGCCAGTGAATATACAATTGGTTTTGCAACAGGCTATCTGAGAATCATTGCAATTGGAGCAGTAGCGGTAACGCTTCAATGTACGCTTTCACAAATAGTAAGGTCAGTAGGGGCTGCCAAAGAATCGATGATCGGTATGATGCTGGGAACGATTATTAATATTATTCTAGATCCAATTATGATTTTATTTTTAAATTTGGGTGTTGTTGGTGCGGCGTGGGCCACAATTATTGGAAATGCATGTGCGGTCTTATATTTTATTATATATATTATGCGTCATAGTGATGTTTTATCGATTAATCCTAAAGATTTTAGGGTGGAGTCGCATATTCTAAGAAATACTTTTGCAATCGGAATCCCTGCTTCAGTAAATAATGTGTTAATGAGTTTTTCGATGATGATTTTAAATAATTTTGCATCGGCTTATGGTGATATTGTTATTGCATCACTAGGAGTTGCAGGTCGAGTTTTTTCTATTGTTGTCATGCTTTCTATAGGGTTAGCAATGGGCATTCAACCTTTCATTGGTTATAACTATGCACAGAAGAAATATCATCGAATGAATGATGCAATAAAATTCACTGCAGTTGTGGGAATGATTATGGGGACTGTTATTATGGTTATCATGATGCTTTTCTCAACTGAAATAGTAACATTCTTCATTAATGATGCAGAAGTAATTCTAAATGGTTCGCATATGCTTGTAATTCAAATGATTGTTAGTCCTATTTTGATCCTTCAGTTTATTGTAATGACAGTATATCAGGCCCTTGGAAAGGCTATTCCTTCATTGATTTTGACAGTTACCAGACAAGGATTAGCATTTTTCCCGGTTTTGATTATTGGCTCTTCGCTTTTCGGACTACAAGGGATAATCTGGGCTCAGCCTCTAGCAGATATTTTTTCGGTGATTTTGGCTGTAACTATGTATGCATTCACTTATCGTAAGCTAAAAAGTGAGTTGACGGAACCCAGTTCAATAGCAGTTGAAGATAGTTGTATTTAA
- a CDS encoding CrcB family protein, which yields MKKYYIIGAGGAIGALLRFQIKNIPTLFNSPDQLVNVSLNILLINLIGSFLLGILNALFSKTDRISDDLKLGLTTGLIGAFTTFSTFCKQSILILDADYITFFGIYLTASIFLGVLFVYIGHLLGTYVLHPYFNGLQARSELEQS from the coding sequence ATGAAAAAATATTATATCATCGGCGCGGGTGGTGCAATCGGTGCATTACTTCGGTTTCAAATAAAAAATATTCCCACTTTGTTCAACTCACCTGATCAATTAGTTAATGTTTCTTTGAATATTCTTCTAATAAATTTGATTGGGAGTTTTCTATTAGGTATTTTAAACGCTTTATTTTCGAAAACCGATCGTATCAGTGATGATTTGAAGTTGGGCTTAACAACTGGATTGATTGGCGCATTCACAACATTCTCAACTTTTTGCAAGCAGAGTATTCTAATTTTAGATGCCGATTATATTACTTTCTTTGGTATCTATCTTACTGCATCAATTTTCTTGGGGGTATTATTTGTCTATATAGGCCATCTTTTAGGAACTTATGTCCTTCATCCCTATTTTAATGGCCTACAAGCTCGCTCCGAATTAGAACAATCTTAA
- a CDS encoding dCMP deaminase family protein, with the protein MKRKDYISWHQYFMGIAQLSAMRSKDPNTQVGACIVNENNIILSTGYNGMPKGCSDDDLPWDREGNFEKTKYAYVCHAELNAILNSDGRSLAYSTLYVTCFPCNECAKAIIQAGIQKIIYLEDKYPDSDQVKAAKKLFRMTGVLYQPFTQQPVL; encoded by the coding sequence ATGAAACGAAAAGATTATATCTCATGGCATCAGTATTTTATGGGCATCGCCCAGCTTTCAGCAATGCGAAGTAAAGACCCAAACACTCAGGTCGGCGCCTGCATCGTCAATGAAAATAATATTATCTTATCCACTGGCTATAATGGCATGCCAAAGGGCTGTAGTGATGATGATCTACCATGGGACCGAGAAGGCAATTTTGAAAAAACAAAATACGCATATGTCTGCCACGCTGAACTAAATGCTATTTTGAATTCAGATGGCCGTTCACTTGCTTATTCAACCCTCTATGTCACCTGTTTTCCGTGTAACGAATGTGCTAAAGCAATTATTCAAGCTGGTATTCAAAAGATCATTTATCTGGAAGATAAATATCCAGATTCTGATCAAGTTAAAGCAGCAAAAAAACTCTTTCGTATGACCGGCGTACTTTATCAGCCTTTTACTCAACAACCTGTTCTTTAA
- the crcB gene encoding fluoride efflux transporter CrcB, translating into MEIFCVLTGGALGSITRYSLGKKFSSIQKNIPIGTFFINITGAFLLGLVSHLNVSNLSYLLLAEGFLGAYTTFSTFMYEDFVLIKNNKIFSAFIYVFSTILLSLLFFYFGYHL; encoded by the coding sequence ATAGAAATATTCTGTGTCTTAACTGGTGGTGCATTAGGTAGTATTACACGATATTCTCTTGGAAAAAAATTTTCATCAATCCAAAAAAATATTCCTATTGGCACTTTTTTTATCAATATCACTGGCGCTTTTTTACTAGGCTTAGTTAGCCATTTAAATGTTTCAAACTTATCTTACCTTTTGTTAGCTGAAGGATTTTTAGGGGCTTACACTACATTTTCAACTTTTATGTATGAAGATTTTGTCCTGATAAAAAATAATAAAATTTTTAGTGCTTTCATTTATGTTTTTTCAACCATACTTTTAAGCTTATTGTTTTTTTACTTTGGATATCATCTTTAA
- a CDS encoding ECF transporter S component — MNEQTKKLTYTALLTALTFIMTSMIKIPLLTGYIHPGDGAVLLSAYILGPVGGMVAAAIGSAAADYFAGYGAYIVPTLIAKGLMAYIFGYLMRRFPEKNILFSMLPAIVTMAAIYYISEVIMYGNIAGPLINVPFSLLQGVFGGTLVFILHKPLNRFRLNLNQ, encoded by the coding sequence ATGAACGAACAGACAAAAAAACTAACCTATACTGCTTTATTAACAGCACTCACTTTTATTATGACATCCATGATAAAGATTCCCCTTCTTACCGGATATATCCATCCAGGCGATGGAGCAGTGCTCCTATCTGCCTACATTTTAGGACCTGTAGGTGGAATGGTTGCAGCTGCTATAGGATCTGCTGCAGCTGATTATTTTGCAGGCTATGGAGCTTATATCGTTCCAACTTTAATTGCTAAAGGTTTGATGGCATATATATTTGGCTATCTGATGAGACGTTTTCCTGAAAAAAATATTCTTTTTTCTATGTTGCCAGCTATTGTAACAATGGCTGCCATTTATTACATTTCAGAGGTTATTATGTACGGAAATATTGCCGGTCCATTGATTAATGTTCCATTTAGTTTGCTTCAAGGAGTTTTTGGTGGCACTCTAGTATTTATTTTACACAAACCCCTCAATCGCTTTCGTTTAAATCTAAATCAATAA